In Nicotiana tabacum cultivar K326 chromosome 11, ASM71507v2, whole genome shotgun sequence, a single window of DNA contains:
- the LOC107831405 gene encoding uncharacterized protein LOC107831405: MVFWRLVVSLIMLISISLEQSNARSVHSFEHLAQPPDSRSKLNNQVAPSPSFVAAVNANSGTNQAPVGQPTAAFVSRNCDGASNKCTDDHISMTACFFPAKKGHEESFLLVHNNGENPLMLKVNVSPANKTYENIQIPRHDVKQINISSTIGANSSTIMLDAGTGNCTIEIGRSVWQGYFNLPYSYTTYVTPMNGAYLLGVTALLIGGIFICCKLRKQDRHLDGVAYQELEMGKPELQSSIKLETNAEGWNESWDDDWDEEEAVKSPGGKTISRKLANGFDDLDKS; the protein is encoded by the exons ATGGTGTTCTGGAGATTGGTTGTTTCATTGATTATGCTGATTTCAATTTCTTTGGAGCAATCCAATGCACGTTCTGTACACTCCTTCGAACATTTAGCTCAGCCTCCAGATTCCCGATCGAAATTAAATAATCAG GTAGCCCCATCACCAAGCTTTGTCGCTGCAGTTAACGCGAATTCAGGTACTAATCAAGCCCCTGTAGGCCAACCAACGGCGGCTTTTGTTAGTCGTAATTGTGACGGGGCGTCTAATAAGTGTACGGATGATCATATCAGTATGACTGCCTGCTTTTTTCCTGCCAAGAAAG GACATGAGGAATCATTTCTGCTCGTCCACAACAACGGTGAGAACCCTTTGATGCTGAAGGTCAATGTTTCACCTGCAAACAAAACTTATGAAAATATTCAGATACCAAGACATGATGTCAAGCAG ATCAATATCTCGTCCACAATTGGAGCGAATTCATCAACAATTATGCTAGATGCTGGGACTGGGAATTGTACGATTGAGATTGGACGTTCAGTATGGCAAGGCTACTTTAACTTGCCATATTCTTATACCACTTATGTGACCCCTATGAATGGGGCATACTTACTAGGTGTGACAGCTCTTCTAATCGGAGGAATATTCATCTGCTGCAAGTTAAGAAAACAAGATCGACATCTTGATGGTGTTGCATATCAGGAACTTGAAATGGGAAAACCAGAACTTCAATCTTCCATCAAGTTGGAAACTAACGCTGAAGGGTGGAATGAGAGTTGGGACGACGATTGGGATGAAGAGGAAGCAGTGAAGTCACCTGGTGGAAAAACCATAAGCAGAAAACTAGCAAATGGTTTTGATGATTTGGATAAGAGTTAA